The Lewinellaceae bacterium nucleotide sequence TTCTGCATAGACCTCATCGTCTATTCACGACAAAAAAATCAAGACGGCCCCTATTCTTCCCCTCTGGAAGCCGCCAAAGGATCAGGCAGGCGGAGCACACGGAGCGCCTCTTTAATCATCATATCCCGTTCAAACAAAATACTGTAAAACCCTTCTTCTTTAAACAACTGCCGTGCTATCTGAGCCTTAAGTCTGTTTTTGATATCCTCTTTACAATGAGCGAGGGACGTATCGTCAATCGGGGTACCATCTTCTTTTACAAAAGATACATAATTGTTGAACAAGGCATCACTTATCTGGAAATCTTTTTTGAAAGTTTTTAAGGTATATTCAGAAAGATCAATTCCCGGGTTTTCCATATAACGATACACAAACCGATTGAGCTCCTGCCGCAAAGCAGCATAAGTATCTGAATAAAGAGAAGTATCCAATGGCACATAAACATCCGGAATAATCCCGCCGCCGCCATAAACCACGTGTCCGTTGCTCGTGTGATATTGGGTGGAATCAGACACTATGATGTGGGATACGTCCGACAATTCCCCTGATTCCATCCGATCGATAAAATCATGGGCATAACCTTCCTTATCATCATAGGGCTTCTGGATAGATCGTCCGGAGGGGGTATAATACCTGGCCACGGTCAACCGGAGGGCAGAACCGTCTGATAATTCATATTGTTCCTGCACCAGTCCCTTGCCAAAAGAACGCCGCCCCACAATGATGCCACGATCCCGATCCTGAATGGCCCCCGCAACAATTTCACTGGCCGAAGCAGACCCTTCATCGATCAATACGACAATATTGTTGATGTCATAAAACGGCATGCCCGAGGTATTGTATTCATTTTTGCCTGTCTTGCGACCTTCTGTAAAGACGAGCAGCGCCTGTTTATCCTTGAACAACTGGCTCAATATCCTGGTGGCCTGCTGGAGATAACCTCCCGGATTGCCCCTAAGGTCGATCACCAGGTCTTTCATTTTATGCTCTTCGATCAGCGGTTCCATAGCTTTCATGAATTCCTCATACGTTTTGGCGCTGAACCTGCTGAGCCTGATGTAACCGGTTTTGTCATCCAGCATCATGGCCACATCCACACTGTTCATCGGAATAGCATCCCTGGTAATGGTAAAATTCATGATATCTTTCTGGTGACCTCTCAATACGCCTACTTTAACCTGGGTACCTTTTTCTCCACGCAGCATCCCCGTGATTTGCCTCACATTTTTGTCCTTACCAGCCACGATTGAATCTTCTATCGTTACAATCTTGTCTCCCGCCAGAATTCCTGCGGTTTCTGAAGGTCCACCAGCCAGCGGTGAAACCACCAGCAAAGTATCATCCAAAATAAAAAACTCAACCCCGATACCGTCGAAATCTCCATCCAGTTGATCGTTGACTTCCTGCAATTCTTTGGCAGGAATATAACTAGAATGGGGATCGAGCTGGTCAATAATGCTTTGAATGGCGATGTCTGTCAATTTGTCTTTATCCACCTCATCCACATAACGGGCTTCAATGTACCGGATCAATTCTTCAACACGACCGGAACTCCCGCCAAGCGATTGTCCGGCCTCATCATTATTCAACACCATAACCGGACTGGGGCGCTGTAATCTCAATCCAATCAGCAATCCTCCCACCAAAGCTGCTGCCAATAATAGTGGCATCCATATTTTGAGTCCCCGGTTGTTGTCGTTTCCTGATAACTTTTCCATCTGTATTTTTTATTAATAAGCGCGGAAAGATACAAACTTCCTTTTATTAAATCCCAATGTAACAACTCATTAACGATTTCAAACAAATTTAGATTGACCAAACCTGCCTTAAATTTTAAAAGCTTGGAATAATTGATTTAAAAACTTACAGCCCCCTTTTAAAATCAATTAACAAAAGAAGAAAAACATCAAAAAAAATAATGTTTGCTGTCAAAATATTAAAAAAAAGAAAACAAAAAACTACTTTTGATTAATTTTTTTTAAAATCCCTCTCAAACCTCAAACTTCAGCAACTGTTATGCAAAAAGAAAAAATTCTGGACGATCTGGATAAAAAAATTTTGTCTATCCTCATGGAAAACGCCAAAAAAGCCTATAGCGAAATCGGCCAACAGCTTTTCGTATCGGGGGGCACCATTCATGTCAGGATGAAGAAAATGGAGGAATTAGGGCTGGTGAAAGGGTACAACCTCGTGATCGATCACAATAAACTGGGATATGATATTGTAGCTTTTCTTGGTATTTATCTGGATAAAAGTTCTCTTTTTGACCAGGTTTCCAATGAATTGAAAAAAATACCCGAAGTGGTGGGCGCTCATTACACTACCGGGCAATATGGTATTTTCGCCAAGATCATTTGCCGCGACACCAATCACCTCAAGGATCTTTTGCATGACAAAATTCAAAAAATAAACGGCATTCAACGTACGGAAACCTTTATTTCACTGGAAGAATCCATCGACAGGCCCATTCAACTGATCGAAGAGGATGAGTAACCCCGGTTCTCCTTAAAAGTCTTTAAAAAAATTCACCCCTTCTCAAAAAAGCATCGACCCGTTATGGCAAAAAATCCTTACGATCCGGATAATCCGAAAACCAAAAAGCAACTAAAAGAGCTTAGAACCCCATGGAAATTATGGCTCTATTTCTTCAAACACCTGCCTTCTGTCCTGTTCTTTGGGGTCAGGTTAAAATCACTGACCCCCTATAAAACAGAGGTCACTGTTCCATTTAAATGGCGAACCCAGAATCCCTTCCGCTCCATTTATGCCGGTGCACAATTTGCAGCAGCCGAGTTGTCCGCCGGACTTATGGCCGGACACATCATTTATGGAAGAGGCCCAATGGCCATGCTTATCACTAAGGTGGAAATAGAATACATTAAAAAAGCAACCGGGCTGACGACCTTTACCTGTGAGGAAGGTCAGAAAATATTAGATGCCGTCCAAAGGACTATTGACAGCAATGCACCACAGGAGGTAACCGTTTTGACCACCGGAACACAACTCGACGGGCAGGTCGTTTCCCGAATGAAATTCACCTGGTCGTTTAAGGTGAGAGCCTAAAATCCCAGCGCAAATTAGTCCTTATTCCCTGAAAATTAATAAAACCAGGCCTGTTTACCGGAAAAGTAATGGTGATTCCCGGCAGTTATTTTAAGCCCCGTGATTCACATATTTTTCGTGTAAAGTCTCAATATCCGTATGCTTATCCCGCTGATGGATATGCTGGTGAAAAAAAGTCAGTTTGTTAAAAATAGCCAGTGCTTCCATCAATTCGTGTTTCTTTAGATCCCCGATAATGATCTCGGAAACCTTATGCATATCATTAAAAGCCATAAAAACCTCCCGTTGCCCCTTAACCGTTAGGGATACCCGCTTGGCACGCCGATCGTGCTCATCGGGATATTCATAGATCAGCCCGTTTTTTACAAGTCGTTTAATGATTTCACTGCCGCTGGACATTTCGAGCAAATGCTCGTTAATGAGTTCATTTTTTAGTAAACTGTGATCCCTGAGTAAGGTGGCCAAAAAGCCAAATTCGTCAATGGTTTTAAAGGCCGTTTGGGTAAAAGCCTTTTTTAGGTAATGTTTGGCAAATCGGTACAAACCGGTGAGTAAGGTCGAAAATTCAACTTCAGGATAAGTTTTGAAGTTTCTGAAATCCTGCTGATCGAATGTTTTTTCCGGCTCCCTTGGTGCTTCGGGCTCCATCACTTTGCCCCTCAAAAAAATCGAAAACGCCTTTATCCCGCCTTGCTTCCCCTCCTTTTCATATTCCTCCACATAATCCAGAAGCTCTTTGATCAATTTGGTTTGTTCCGACATCGTTATATTTTTTTTGAAAATTTAATACAAAAATATAGTATTTATTACAAAAACGCATTACTTTTGTCTAACAATTTAAATAAAAAGTTAAACAATGTTAATAATAAATATAATGAGCATCATGAAAAGATCATTCATTTTAACTTTTTCGGTCTTATTTTTTTCAACGATGGCTTTTTCCCAAAATGGAAGAGTCTCCGGAAAAATCACGGACTCGAACAACAATGAGCCCATTGCTTTTGCCAATATCCTGGTAGAAGGCACCGATTTAGGAACGACTACTGATCTCGACGGAAACTTTTCCCTCACCGAACTTGATCCTGGATTTATCAACCTAAAAGTCACCTACATCGGTTATAATACAAAAATCAGCCAGGATATTATGGTGAGTAATAATAACTCCCCTTTTATTGAGATCAAACTGGAACCTGCCCAGGAAGTCCTCGATGAGGTGGTGGTCACTGTCGACCGGTTTCAAAAACGGGATGAAGCGCCCATTGCCATGCAAAGTATAGGTATCAAGGAAATTGAAAGCAATCCCGGCAGTAACCGGGACATTTCGAGGGTGATACAATCTTTCCCGGGAGTGGGATCTACCCCTGCTTTCCGAAATGACGTACTCATCAGGGGCGGCGGCCCGAGTGAAAACCGTTTTTTCCTCGATGGCATTGAAATCCCGGTATTGAACCATTTTTCCACGCAGGGCGCTTCAGGTGGCCCTGTCGGCATTATCAATGCCGATTTTATTCAATCCGTCGATTTTTATTCCGGTTCTTTCCCTGCCGCCAAATACAATGCCCTGAGCGGGGTTTTCGATTTCACCCAAAAAGAAGGAAGCAAGGACAAAACAAATATTCAGGCTACCCTGGGAGCCAGCGAAGCCGCTTTCACACTAGATGGCCCGGTAGGAGATAAAACCAGTTATATTTTTTCTGTGAGGAAGTCATACCTGCAATTCCTTTTTGCGGCACTGGAACTTCCGTTTCTCCCTACCTTCAATGATTACCAGCTAAAAGTAAAAACCAATTTTGACCAGAAAAACCAGTTGACCATCATCAGTTTAGGTTCACTGGATCACCTTGAACTCAATAAAAATATCGAGAACCCGGATGTGTCACAAGAATTCATTTTGACACAAATCCCGATCAATAACCAGTGGAGTTATACCATTGGAGCAAACTACAAACACTTTTTTAACAATGGATTTCACAGCTTTGTCGTGAGCCGGAATATGCTTAACAATGAATTTTATAAATACCCTGATAATGACGAAAGTCGCGACAGGAGCTTTGACTACAATTCCCAGGAAATTGAGAACAAACTGAGGTATGAATTGACCGTTAAGCATAATGATATTAGATACAACATCGGGGCCAATCTTGAAAAGGCCAAATACTTCAATACAACCGCCCAGCAATTGATCGTAAACGACTCACTTACCCGTTTCGATTACAATTCATCTTTTGAAATGATTAAATACGGTATTTCCGGCCAGGCATCCAAACGATTCTTTGACAGCCGATTCCTGGTTTCACTGGGTGTCAGGATGGATGCCAACAATTACAATGACAACATGGCCAACTTGCTGAACCAGTTTTCACCCCGGTTGGCACTCTCCTATTCCCTGACCGAAAAAACTACGATCAATGCGGGAGTAGGCAGATATTTTCAGCAACCGGCTTACACCACACTTGGCATTCGAAACAATGAAGACCAGCTAGACAACCAGGCAACGGCAAAATACATTGGCGCCAATCATTACAACCTTGGCATGGAATACCGTTTTTCCAAGGCTGCCTTTATTTCTGTTGAGGGCTTTTATAAGGATTATTTTCAATACCCGATTGATTTGATCAGCGGAGCCAGCCTGGCCAACCAGGGAGCGGACTACAGCAGCATTGCCGGAGCTACGCCCGCCATTTTCAACGGAACAGGAAAGGCGGTGGGTTTTGAAATATTAAACCGGGTCAACCTCAAAACTTTCTCTTTAATCGCTTCCTACACCTACTTCATAAGCCAGTTTACGGATATTAACGACAACCTGATCGCCTCCTCCTGGGATAGTAGGCATTTACTTACCCTTACCGGCACGAAAGACTTAAAAAAGAACTGGAGACTTGGCTTCAAGTGGCGTTTTGTGGGAGGGCTACCTTTTACCCCTTACGATCTGGAAACTTCGGCAAACATTCAGGCATGGAATGCAAGAGGACAAGCCTACCCTGATTTTAAACGGTTGAATTCAGAAAGAATTGATCCTTTTCACCAGCTTGATCTCAGGGTGGACAAAAATTTCTTCTTCAAAAAATGGTCATTCATGCTGTATTTTGACCTGCAAAATGTTTACAATTTTAAAAGTACCGGTCAGGATTACATCATCAGGGAGAAAAACCCGGATGGCACTTATCTGACCACTAATAATGGTACTCAATATGTTTTAAAAGCCGTACCCAACAAATCCGGAACCATTTTACCTACTTTGGGACTGATGTTTAAGTTTTAACCTATTACGCGTTTTTTAATGCCGTGGCTGCTTTTTCCAGCAGCCACTCCCGATCGGCAAGCAAGGTGGTGTTTTTGATCTTCTCTTCGATCTGCTGGACCTTGCCGCGAATGATGAGAAAAAGGAGATCACAGAAATTGAGGCATGTTTTCCTGATGGATTCCGATATTTTTTTGTTTCGCTTAAGAAACATTACAAAGGAACTCATCAGGGAAAGCAATGCCTCTTTTTCGTTGAGCTCGTAATAGATCTTTGAAAGCATGATCCTCGACCCCAGATGATAACTCAGGTCGGAGAATTCTACTTTGAACAATAAGGACAGGGCTTTGTCAAAATCCTTTTTATAGCAATACAACTCGGCCAGGTTGTATTGCATGGCATTTTCCTGAAATTCAGGTACCAAATGATACTTATGTTCCTCAATGAAATGCTCGATCCATTCGTATCGCTCCAGCCGGAGTGCCAGTTTGACCACATTCCCAAAGGTCCAGGGCGACAAAAAACCGTTTTCCATCAGGATCTTTTCCCGGATGCCTTTCACATAAAAATGAAGAGCCGTTTCAATGTACTGATCTTCTCCCTTCCTCATTTTACGGGCACAGTAATTGATGGCATATAAAAGTAATTCCTTGGAATCATCCTTCGAAATGCCAGAAATTTCTGCATCCAGCAATTCTTTCAGTTTTTCAAAATAGGCTGGTTCCCCTTCATTTTCCAGGGAAAGAAACACCATGGCATACATTTTTATTATTTTTTCCCCCCAATAATGATTCGCTATCAGCCAATCCATCCAGTTTTCAGGAAGATCCAGTTGGTACGCACCTTTCAGCAGTGACTGCCTGTCCAGCATTCCGCAGGCATACTTTAATTTTTTGAGGACAAAATAACGATTCAGGAAATCCGATCCGTGCTGAATATTATCATCAAACTGACGCAGTTGCTGCCGGGAAAAATGTTTTTGCTCCAGGTCGGCTATTTTCATTTTTTCATAAAAATGTTCGAGCCCAATTTCAAGATCATTATCAAGATCAACTGATATCCTGTTTCTCGTTTGAACGTAATGTTTTTCGAGATTTCTTTCTATGAACTCATCCAAAAGCAAGAGATCAGCTTCATGGGCCTCCTCCTCAATTTTCCGAACCATTAAAAACTTATACCCAAGTTTCAACAGAGCACTCAGCAGATAACGGATTTGTTTATCGTCAAATACCTTATCGGGATATAATGTTTTAAATACTTTTTGCTTGGAGAAACGCTCCGAATTAAATTCAGGATATTCTTTTTTAATAATTTCAAACACCTTCACCAGCGCTTCATTCTTATTAAAAAAAGGAGAAACCACAAAGGATTCAAAGGCCAAAAGCTCCTTTTGGGAAAATGTTTTGATTAATGTTATTATTTTACTGTTTACCATCGGTCAAAATTATTATTATTTTCGACAAATCAATACAAACATATTATAATTATTTAAATTTAAAATACAGGAAAATTAAACGTAAATATCATTTAACATCGTTAATCGCACTCAACATATTTTCATTTGACCTTAATTTTAGCGCGGCGAGGAAGCTGAAATATTATCCCTAACCTCAGATATTATGAAGGGTCAAAAAAAACCAAAAACCTTTATTAATCTATGTTTTGGCATTTTTTTCACAAAAGAACCGAGCCAGTTAAGCGTTCCTTAAAATTTAAATTATCAATAAAAATAGTGAAATTTATTTTTTCAAAAACCATTATAAATTTTAAAATTCAGCCTTGTTTTTTTGCTAACCGGAATAAAGTATTTTAAATATTAATAAATTTATTTTTTCTTTTTTTGTGAATTTTGTTTCGACAAATTTAAAAAAATGTTTTTGTCCAATCCATACTATTTCACCATATTTGAAACGTTAAAAGGTAAATCATTGAACGAAGCATGTTAAGGAACACCACGCGACTCATTATTTCCGGGTTCTTTTTGAGCCTTTCCTTTATGTCGACCGCCCAAATAATCTGGCCGGGAGACGTAAACAACAATGGTGTTGTAAATGGTATCGATGTTTTATTCGCCGGGATTGCCTATGGAAGTGATGGGCCAGAAAGACCGGACGGCAGTTCCGACTGGGAAGGACAGCCTGCAGGAGATTCGTGGAGCGATAATTTTCCCGGTGGCCTCAACTTTGCCTATGCAGACTGTGATGGCAACGGTGAGGTGGAAGAAGATGACATTGAAGTGACCATAAAAAATAATTTTTTTCTGACACACGGTACCCTTGTTCCCGATGAGTATAGTAATGGCATACCGGGACAAGCCCCCCCCGTGCGGCTGATGCCCCAAAACACAAATGTATCAACAGGCCAGTCAATTCTTTTTGACCTCTGGCTTGGAGACGAGGAGCACCCTGTTCAGGATTTTTACGGCATAGCCATTTCGATGAAATACAATCCGGATTTCATCCTGGGAGGAAGCTGGGATTTTGACGAGACGAATAACGCCTGGTTCGACCCTTCTGAGGACCACTCCAGATATTTGCTGGCCGTGGATGAATCAGCAGGTAAAATTGAACTGGCCATAACAAGAACCGACCAGCACACCACCACCGGCTCAGGAAAGGTCGGGGAATTGTCCATCGTGATCGAAGACATTGTCTTTGGCCTCCAGGATACCTTAAACATCCAAATTGAAAACATACGGATGATCGATAAGGACTTTAACAACTTATCAGTTGTCCCTGACAGCACCTTTGTCATCATATCGACTCCCAATCAAATCGAAGAAACCGTACAACAAGCTGAAGTAACCGTTTTCCCCAATCCGGGCAACGGCCACTACCAAATAACATCCAATCAAACCATCACCAGGCTTGAACTGACAGACCTCACGGGAAGAAGCATTCCCTTTTCGGCTACAATTCAACCCGGTAACCTTAAAACAAACCTCACAATCAACGGGTATTATCCCGAATCCCAGTTATATCTCCTAAAAATCGTTACGGAAAAGGAGATTATTGTAAAAAGAATTATACAATCTGACAAATAAACACAAGTACTCACTCAAACCATTGAAAATGTGTTTTCGGAGAGGGATTTTCCCTCTCCGAATAATTGAATGAATTAAAAGACAAAGTTGATGACCCAAAGAGCAATCATCTTATTAATAATTACCTCGGCAGCAGGGCTGCTGTCTAGTTCAAACAAGCCCGTTTGGACCAGTCAGCGTAATGTATATGATGTATTGTGGGCAGCCGGGGTAGAAAAGCCGGGCCATTGGATCGATTTCAACGAAAAAATGGTTAAACGGGGGGAAGAAATCGTTAAAACGGGCCGGACCACAGGTCCCGGCGGCCTAAAAAGCCAATATGTCAGCCAATATTATACCTGTCTGGCGTGCCACAATATTGAACAGGAAGACCCTGACCTGAGAGAAAGTAACCCTGATACAAGATTGCCTTATGTAAAAGAAAAAGACATTCCCTTTTTACAGGGCACCACCTTCAAAGGGATCGTAAACCGTGAAAGTTGGTACAATGATGATTACCTCAAAAAATACGGGGAGGAAATGGTTCAGAAAGCACATAATAGTCTACGTGAGTCCATTCAGCTTTGTGCCGAACAGTGTTCTCAGGGACGCAAAATGAAACCATGGGAACTCGATGCCGTTTTAGCCTACTTCTGGTCGCTTCAATACAACCTTGAAGATCTTGGTTTTACGGAGAAAGATTATGAAAAACTGGCCATGCTGGAAAAAAATCCTAAGGAAACGAAGGAAGAACTGGTCCAATGGATCAGGAGCTTTTACAGCCAGAAATCTCCAGCTCATTTTTTTGATGCCCCGGACGATTTGGATAAAGGTTACAGCATGAAAGGCAATGCTGACACTGGAGAAACCATTTACGACCAGAGTTGTATGCACTGCCACTCCTCAAACAATGTTACACGTTTTATCATCGATGAAGAAAAAACCAACTTTAATTTCCTCAAAAACAACATGGTCAACAAAGACTCTGGTTTTTCCCTTTACCATATCATCCCGTACGGCACTTATGCCACGCCGGAACACAAGCCCTACATGCCCCTTTACCCACTGGAACGAATGAGCAAACAACAAGTGGAAGACCTGAGAGCCTACATTGAAAAAATGGCCCAATGAGGGCTCAAAAACAATAGCAACAAAACCTATGGGTTTCTTTAAAAAAATAGGATTTATCACCACCGCGGGAATGCTCCTTTTGCATGCCCTGGTTCCTCATTTCCACCAGGAACAATTGTCCTATGAAGCCCATCAAAGCCTACATAAAGCAGCCAATGACCATCTTGTCGATTTTCTAAAATTTACCTTCCACGAAAATGCAGGCGGTACCGAATTTTGGTCAATGGGAGAAAACCCGACCGAAGTTCATTTTGACTTGGAGGGCGTTGCAACCCTGGGGAAAGCCTCCTTGGCACCATATGAAATAAAGAAAGGAAAAGGTGGCATCAAAATGTATTCCGGATTAGGAATACCCAAAACTGATTTTATTTTCACTACTGGCGGGTTGAGGGCTCCTCCCGCCATTCATGATTTTTACCAGGTTTCAAATTTTATTTAACTAAAAAACTATGTAAAATCATGGATGCAACACATTTTCATCTGGCGTTGACGCACTTCCCAATAGTGGGAACCCTCATTGGAGCCGGCATTTTGGGTTTTGGACTATTTTTCAAAAATGATGCGCTGAAAAAATCGGCCTTGATCCTGTTCATATTAATGGGAATAATCACCATCCCGGTATTCCTCACGGGAGAAGGAGCCGAGGAAACGGTTGAAAATTTTGCCGGAATTTCGGAAAACATCATTGAAACCCACGAGAACCTGGCCAAAATAACCATTTGGTTCATGGGTGCTTTAGGAATTATTTCAATGATTAGTCTTTTTGCCATGGTAAAAAAATTGTCCATGTCCAGGATTCTGGTGCTGCTGACCTTTATCGTATCCCTGGCCACGATGGGTTTATTCTTAAAAGTAGGCAATACGGGCGGACAAATTCGCCATGCTGAAATCAGAAGTAATACAACCGTCCAGCAGGGGGAAGGCAACAATGGAGCTAAGGAATCGCGCGATATGGATGATGACGATTGAATTTTAAATGATCTTTAATTATAAAAGTAACAGCCGTTTTAACCGACGGTTGTTACTTTCACTCCAATTTTCCATAAACAAAAAAACAGAAAAAATCCTAAACGTTAGGCAAGGCTATATTAGAATTATTATAATTAACGGATTCGTTTTTATTCGATATATTTCAATGTTACCTTTATAGTCACATTGGAAAAATTGGAAAAGGAAGCTTGTTATGAACAAAACAGTACATAGAATTTACATCAGCGTAATGGTATTGATTATCATTGCTGCCACCATTTATCTCATTTATACGGGCATCAATTATTACAATACACCGCTGGAAGAAAGGTTTTACCATCCGCGACACGATTGGTTTAAGCCCAGCGGAGCTTATGGCCATGGTTTGGGTATTATCGGCACCCTGATGATCCTGTTCGGTGTAGTGATTTACATTGCCCGGAAACGATATAATTTCATGTCTAAAGTAATTCGACTTAAGTACCTGCTTGAGTTCCACATTTTCCTTTGTACCTTAGGACCGATCCTCGTTCTTTTTCACACCGCCTTCAAATTTGGAGGTATTGTTTCCATTGCATTCTGGAGCATGGTGGCCGTTGTAGCCAGCGGAGTGGTCGGGAGATTCATCTACATCCAGATACCACGCACCATTGAGGGAAGGGCACTAAGCCTAAACGAAGTTAAAAGCATGAAGACTGATTTTACCAATTCGTTCAATGAAGCCTTCAATCTGGATATGAAAACGAAGCTACTTATTGTCAACACAACCCGGGAAGTAAGTGATGACAAAAGCAATGCTTCCCTGGTGGCCAATTATTTTAATGGCAGAAGAACCATAAAAACAATAAACACGGCACTTAAAGAGGTCCAATTGCCCAAAAAAGACCGTATTTCTATTCTCAAAATGGTGAAAAATGAAATTTCCCTGTCGGGAAGGATCGCCAGATTGCAGACGATGCAAAATCTCTTCAAATACTGGCACGTTGCTCACCTTCCATTTGCCCTGATTATGCTCATCATCGTGATTATTCACGTGGGCATTACCCTGGCCTTTGGATACAAATGGATTTTCTAATGGAAGTGCTGATTGAACAAATATTGATTTACGGGCTGGCGATAATTGTTTGCGCCATTACCGTTTTTTATTATTTAAAAAAACAGAAAAAAACCTCGGTTATTACCGAAAAGAAGGTGGCCATCGCCAAGGAAGAAGGCCTATTTGAACCGGTTTCCCTGCATCCTTACATTGATCTAAACACCTGCATTGGAAGTGCCGCCTGTATTGAGGACTGCCCTGAAAAAGACATTTTGGGCATCATTAACGGCAAAGCAACGGTAATCAAGGCCTCCAACTGTATAGGGCACGGCGCCTGCTTCCACGCCTGCCCCGTAGAAGCCATATCCCTTCGGATCGGAACAGAAACAAGGGGAGTCGACCTGCCGCACGTCAATGAAACGTTTGAGACCAATATCAAAGGCATTTATATCGCCGGCGAACTCGGTGGAATGGGGCTGATCAAAAACAGTGTGGAACAAGGGCATCAGGCGCTGGGTTATATTGCCAAAAACAAAAAGGAAGCCCGGCCTGGGGTAATCGATGTAGTCATTGTAGGGGCCGGACCTGCAGGAATTTCGGCTACCCTTGCCGCAAAGCAGCACGGGATGACCAGTCTCACCCTGGAACAGGATTCTCTCGGCGGAACGGTATATACCTTTCCAAGGGCAAAAATTGTCATGACCTCGCCCATGGATCTTCCGCTTTACGGCAAGGTAAAACTCTTTGACACCAACAAAGATGAATTGCTTAATCTCTGGCTCGAAGTGATCTCTAAACACAACCTGAAAATAAACGAACACACTAAAGTAGAGGCCATCATACCCCAAGCCGACGGTACTTTCAAAGTGGTAACCGACAAAGGAGAAACATATATTTGCAACAATGTATTGCTCGCTATTGGACGCAGAGGAACTCCCAGAAAATTGAATGTCCCGGGAGAAAATCTGCAAAAGGTGGCTTACCGTCTTTTAGAGCCGGAACGCATTAAAGGAAAAAAGATCATTGTAGTAGGTGGTGGCGATTCGGCTATAGAATCTGCGCTGTTGCTGAAAGATGAAAACGAAGTTATCCTGTCTTACCGGAGCGACAAATTTTCCCGGTTAAAACCCAAAAACAAAGCAAAAGTGTCGG carries:
- a CDS encoding Lrp/AsnC ligand binding domain-containing protein, with the protein product MQKEKILDDLDKKILSILMENAKKAYSEIGQQLFVSGGTIHVRMKKMEELGLVKGYNLVIDHNKLGYDIVAFLGIYLDKSSLFDQVSNELKKIPEVVGAHYTTGQYGIFAKIICRDTNHLKDLLHDKIQKINGIQRTETFISLEESIDRPIQLIEEDE
- a CDS encoding PDZ domain-containing protein, giving the protein MEKLSGNDNNRGLKIWMPLLLAAALVGGLLIGLRLQRPSPVMVLNNDEAGQSLGGSSGRVEELIRYIEARYVDEVDKDKLTDIAIQSIIDQLDPHSSYIPAKELQEVNDQLDGDFDGIGVEFFILDDTLLVVSPLAGGPSETAGILAGDKIVTIEDSIVAGKDKNVRQITGMLRGEKGTQVKVGVLRGHQKDIMNFTITRDAIPMNSVDVAMMLDDKTGYIRLSRFSAKTYEEFMKAMEPLIEEHKMKDLVIDLRGNPGGYLQQATRILSQLFKDKQALLVFTEGRKTGKNEYNTSGMPFYDINNIVVLIDEGSASASEIVAGAIQDRDRGIIVGRRSFGKGLVQEQYELSDGSALRLTVARYYTPSGRSIQKPYDDKEGYAHDFIDRMESGELSDVSHIIVSDSTQYHTSNGHVVYGGGGIIPDVYVPLDTSLYSDTYAALRQELNRFVYRYMENPGIDLSEYTLKTFKKDFQISDALFNNYVSFVKEDGTPIDDTSLAHCKEDIKNRLKAQIARQLFKEEGFYSILFERDMMIKEALRVLRLPDPLAASRGEE
- a CDS encoding TonB-dependent receptor encodes the protein MKRSFILTFSVLFFSTMAFSQNGRVSGKITDSNNNEPIAFANILVEGTDLGTTTDLDGNFSLTELDPGFINLKVTYIGYNTKISQDIMVSNNNSPFIEIKLEPAQEVLDEVVVTVDRFQKRDEAPIAMQSIGIKEIESNPGSNRDISRVIQSFPGVGSTPAFRNDVLIRGGGPSENRFFLDGIEIPVLNHFSTQGASGGPVGIINADFIQSVDFYSGSFPAAKYNALSGVFDFTQKEGSKDKTNIQATLGASEAAFTLDGPVGDKTSYIFSVRKSYLQFLFAALELPFLPTFNDYQLKVKTNFDQKNQLTIISLGSLDHLELNKNIENPDVSQEFILTQIPINNQWSYTIGANYKHFFNNGFHSFVVSRNMLNNEFYKYPDNDESRDRSFDYNSQEIENKLRYELTVKHNDIRYNIGANLEKAKYFNTTAQQLIVNDSLTRFDYNSSFEMIKYGISGQASKRFFDSRFLVSLGVRMDANNYNDNMANLLNQFSPRLALSYSLTEKTTINAGVGRYFQQPAYTTLGIRNNEDQLDNQATAKYIGANHYNLGMEYRFSKAAFISVEGFYKDYFQYPIDLISGASLANQGADYSSIAGATPAIFNGTGKAVGFEILNRVNLKTFSLIASYTYFISQFTDINDNLIASSWDSRHLLTLTGTKDLKKNWRLGFKWRFVGGLPFTPYDLETSANIQAWNARGQAYPDFKRLNSERIDPFHQLDLRVDKNFFFKKWSFMLYFDLQNVYNFKSTGQDYIIREKNPDGTYLTTNNGTQYVLKAVPNKSGTILPTLGLMFKF
- a CDS encoding DUF4442 domain-containing protein, whose product is MAKNPYDPDNPKTKKQLKELRTPWKLWLYFFKHLPSVLFFGVRLKSLTPYKTEVTVPFKWRTQNPFRSIYAGAQFAAAELSAGLMAGHIIYGRGPMAMLITKVEIEYIKKATGLTTFTCEEGQKILDAVQRTIDSNAPQEVTVLTTGTQLDGQVVSRMKFTWSFKVRA
- a CDS encoding winged helix-turn-helix transcriptional regulator; the encoded protein is MSEQTKLIKELLDYVEEYEKEGKQGGIKAFSIFLRGKVMEPEAPREPEKTFDQQDFRNFKTYPEVEFSTLLTGLYRFAKHYLKKAFTQTAFKTIDEFGFLATLLRDHSLLKNELINEHLLEMSSGSEIIKRLVKNGLIYEYPDEHDRRAKRVSLTVKGQREVFMAFNDMHKVSEIIIGDLKKHELMEALAIFNKLTFFHQHIHQRDKHTDIETLHEKYVNHGA